Proteins encoded by one window of Maridesulfovibrio bastinii DSM 16055:
- the gatA gene encoding Asp-tRNA(Asn)/Glu-tRNA(Gln) amidotransferase subunit GatA has translation MSRLYEKSLTEISELIASGEITVTDAVKSCLERIDSTEPAIEALLAQNRDEALKQAAEMDAQGPDKSKPLWGVPVIIKDVLATKNIKTTCGSKILEDFTPFYDATAITKLKEAGAIILAKANMDEFAMGSTTENSAYKTTRNPWNTDRVPGGSSGGSGATVAAGQAFAALGTDTGGSIRLPASFCGIVGVKPTYGRVSRYGMIAYGSSLDQIGPMTRTVEDSARILNVISGHDKRDSTSVECDVPDFVAELKKRTDLSGLTLGLPEEYWGEGLSEEVSEACKAAIKKAEELGAKTVPVKLSMTEYAIATYYIIAMAEASSNLSRFDGIRYGYRNKEADELIDLYTKSRTEAFGDEVQRRIIIGTYVLSAGYYDAYYKKAAQIRRILRQDFEKAFESCDLILGPACPTTAFPVGDFTSDPLQMYLMDIFTISLNLAGLPGMSLPVGLGKESGMPVGLQIMAPAFDESTMLQAANILEKNLPEMPMPEL, from the coding sequence ATGTCCAGACTATACGAAAAATCCCTTACTGAAATAAGCGAACTCATAGCCAGTGGTGAAATAACTGTAACTGATGCGGTTAAATCATGCCTGGAAAGAATTGACAGCACAGAACCTGCAATTGAAGCCCTTCTTGCTCAAAATAGAGATGAAGCATTAAAACAGGCTGCGGAAATGGATGCTCAGGGTCCCGATAAGAGTAAACCTTTATGGGGAGTGCCTGTCATTATAAAGGATGTTCTGGCTACAAAGAATATCAAAACTACCTGCGGCTCCAAAATATTAGAAGACTTTACCCCATTTTATGATGCAACGGCTATAACAAAGCTGAAAGAAGCCGGAGCTATAATTCTGGCTAAAGCCAACATGGACGAATTTGCAATGGGGTCTACCACTGAAAACTCTGCCTACAAAACCACACGCAACCCATGGAATACAGACCGTGTTCCGGGAGGATCAAGTGGTGGCTCAGGAGCTACAGTTGCAGCTGGTCAGGCTTTTGCAGCCCTTGGAACAGACACCGGAGGTTCTATTCGTCTTCCGGCATCATTCTGCGGTATTGTAGGAGTTAAACCTACTTATGGCAGAGTATCACGCTATGGTATGATAGCATACGGTTCCTCACTCGATCAGATCGGTCCAATGACAAGAACCGTTGAAGATTCCGCTAGAATTTTAAATGTAATCTCCGGACACGATAAACGTGATTCAACTTCAGTTGAATGTGATGTTCCCGACTTTGTAGCAGAACTTAAAAAACGTACCGACCTTTCCGGTTTAACTCTGGGATTGCCTGAGGAATACTGGGGAGAAGGCTTGAGTGAAGAGGTTTCCGAAGCCTGTAAAGCTGCTATTAAAAAAGCTGAAGAACTCGGAGCTAAAACTGTTCCGGTCAAACTTTCCATGACCGAATACGCCATCGCTACTTACTACATAATAGCAATGGCTGAAGCCAGCTCCAACCTCTCCCGCTTTGACGGCATCCGTTATGGCTATCGCAATAAAGAAGCAGATGAGCTTATTGACCTTTATACAAAATCCCGTACCGAGGCTTTTGGAGATGAAGTTCAAAGGCGCATAATCATAGGAACCTATGTTTTGTCTGCCGGATATTACGATGCATATTATAAAAAGGCTGCCCAGATTAGAAGAATTCTGCGTCAGGACTTTGAAAAGGCCTTTGAATCATGTGATCTGATTCTCGGTCCCGCATGCCCCACAACTGCATTTCCGGTTGGAGATTTTACCTCCGACCCTCTCCAGATGTATCTGATGGATATTTTCACAATTTCATTAAACCTTGCCGGGCTTCCGGGAATGAGCCTGCCTGTAGGTCTTGGAAAAGAATCTGGCATGCCTGTAGGGCTTCAGATCATGGCTCCTGCTTTTGATGAAAGCACTATGCTTCAGGCTGCAAACATACTTGAAAAAAATCTTCCTGAAATGCCTATGCCTGAACTATAA
- the corA gene encoding magnesium/cobalt transporter CorA, with amino-acid sequence MARFIKNMDTVLGNPPGSLVFLGKQRVENIKISTIEYDVENVREYIDDINLDFNSQQRGVKWINVDGIHDTEEVSRIGKAFNLSPLVLEDILNTSQRPKLEELDESVFISLKMLYFSEDKRTVTAEQMSMVFGNNFVLTFQERPGDVFGSVRLRIRKGRGRIRKMGEDYLAYSLLDAIFENYIRMIEFIGEQIESLEEHVLVADDPDVLEKISYYRRELRYIRKVVRPAREIVSSFLRLDDDYVSDEIKPFLRDLAELSDQAMEAVEVYREMLSDYLGIYNSAVSNRLNEVMKVLTVFSTIFIPVTFLAGVYGMNFDFIPELKLQYAYPLFWVVVVCVVLVMLKFYRNKKWI; translated from the coding sequence ATGGCTCGATTTATCAAAAATATGGATACTGTTCTCGGGAATCCTCCTGGGTCTTTAGTCTTTTTAGGTAAACAACGGGTTGAGAATATTAAAATTTCTACTATCGAGTATGATGTTGAGAATGTTAGAGAATATATTGATGATATAAATTTGGATTTTAATTCCCAGCAACGCGGGGTCAAATGGATTAATGTTGACGGTATTCATGATACTGAAGAAGTCAGCCGGATAGGCAAGGCTTTTAACCTGTCTCCACTTGTGCTGGAAGATATTTTGAACACTTCTCAAAGGCCCAAGCTTGAAGAGTTGGATGAATCAGTTTTTATTTCATTAAAAATGCTCTATTTCAGTGAAGATAAGAGAACTGTCACCGCCGAACAAATGAGCATGGTTTTTGGAAATAATTTTGTTTTAACTTTTCAGGAACGACCGGGTGATGTTTTCGGCTCTGTCCGGTTGCGTATAAGAAAGGGGAGAGGGCGCATAAGAAAAATGGGTGAAGACTATCTGGCATACTCTTTACTCGATGCTATATTTGAGAATTACATCAGGATGATTGAGTTTATCGGTGAACAGATTGAATCACTTGAAGAACATGTTCTTGTCGCGGATGATCCTGATGTGCTGGAAAAGATAAGTTATTATAGAAGAGAGCTGCGTTATATCCGTAAAGTCGTCCGTCCCGCCAGAGAAATCGTGAGTTCCTTTTTAAGACTTGATGATGATTATGTTTCTGATGAAATTAAACCATTTTTGAGAGATCTGGCGGAACTTTCAGATCAGGCAATGGAAGCTGTAGAAGTGTATAGGGAAATGCTTTCTGATTACCTCGGAATTTATAATTCAGCGGTGAGCAACAGACTGAATGAGGTTATGAAGGTTCTGACCGTTTTTTCGACAATATTTATCCCTGTGACCTTTTTGGCCGGTGTCTATGGCATGAATTTCGATTTTATACCGGAACTCAAATTACAATATGCTTATCCTCTATTCTGGGTTGTAGTTGTCTGCGTTGTACTTGTAATGTTGAAATTTTATCGCAATAAAAAATGGATTTAG
- a CDS encoding penicillin-binding protein activator, translating to MKSHHKICSIQVRLLTAALAFVILGGLGACSGFSKKPVMSVESANMLSTNALVTEADKSWNKKDYVSSELFYSRLLQRRDIPTQYILPSTRRLAISSFNSEHYHSARESLEKWAKLDTDVYNDPEWQDFYFKTLYKLNEIPFLQSYLEKNMENNSRPWAIRSKAGKRLSGIAPKDKALPILERLYTIAPNQNNRSELENWFRSYLEKSDKDNLNIISENVTSDNGLKFPYDLITFEKARRQSSMSDYWPASWRTMTSIVDEGQFADKTPLINIISGLEKEYGVPRIGLALILPISGRFQEYGWKIVRGAGAAQWELTKAGMDVDVKVINTEDKNWLKHLDELPAWYNVIGGPISVTAFKELEASQEYKKKATFAFLAKAGDLQEGMDAWRFFSSPDDQIKATLDLAIDDLGIKNLAILYPKEKFGRQMSSEFWKKAIQHGAKVTGMMSYPPNDIPAWGKIVAKLVKVPEKEARNKANGLDADAPLPDTDFGAVFIPDTWRQAQLMIPHFFFHEADTLVFLGPELWSQALNTSRGIEANNFRLAVCPGAWWPESGGAVKLKNVMNEEGLGIPDFWVALGYDFVRFSSKLGAIPSDWTPETINSRIMAAQNMDFSLAPIRWDSNGIAEQKLFLFRPREDGKSKVDSESIKKTLIKARAHHEMRIKAWKKQNQDNN from the coding sequence ATGAAATCTCATCATAAAATATGTTCAATTCAGGTGCGCCTTCTTACAGCTGCTCTGGCATTTGTAATTCTTGGGGGACTAGGGGCCTGTTCCGGTTTTTCCAAAAAACCTGTCATGTCCGTGGAATCGGCAAATATGCTTTCTACAAATGCCCTCGTTACCGAAGCAGACAAATCATGGAATAAAAAAGATTACGTCTCCAGCGAACTCTTTTACAGCCGGCTGCTGCAAAGAAGGGATATCCCTACACAATATATTCTGCCATCCACACGCAGACTTGCTATCAGCTCATTTAATTCAGAACATTACCACTCTGCCCGTGAAAGTCTTGAAAAATGGGCAAAACTGGACACTGATGTCTACAATGATCCGGAATGGCAGGATTTCTATTTCAAAACTTTATATAAGCTGAATGAAATACCTTTTCTGCAATCGTATCTTGAAAAAAACATGGAAAACAACTCCAGACCATGGGCAATCAGATCCAAAGCAGGAAAACGTCTCAGTGGTATAGCCCCTAAAGATAAGGCCCTGCCGATTCTGGAAAGACTCTACACCATTGCTCCCAACCAGAATAACCGCTCTGAACTTGAAAACTGGTTCAGATCATACCTTGAAAAAAGCGATAAGGATAACCTGAATATAATCAGTGAGAATGTGACAAGTGACAATGGTCTTAAATTTCCTTATGACCTGATCACCTTTGAGAAAGCCAGAAGACAGTCTTCAATGTCTGATTACTGGCCAGCATCATGGAGGACAATGACCTCTATAGTTGACGAAGGTCAATTTGCCGACAAAACTCCGCTGATAAATATTATATCAGGTCTTGAAAAAGAATACGGTGTCCCCAGAATAGGACTAGCTTTAATTCTTCCGATTTCAGGAAGATTTCAGGAGTACGGCTGGAAAATTGTCCGGGGAGCTGGAGCAGCGCAATGGGAACTGACAAAAGCCGGAATGGACGTAGATGTCAAAGTCATCAATACAGAAGATAAAAACTGGCTCAAACACCTTGATGAACTTCCGGCATGGTACAACGTCATAGGCGGACCAATAAGCGTTACAGCCTTCAAAGAGCTTGAAGCAAGTCAGGAATATAAAAAGAAAGCTACTTTTGCCTTTCTTGCCAAGGCCGGAGATCTGCAGGAAGGAATGGATGCCTGGAGATTTTTCTCAAGCCCAGATGATCAGATTAAAGCAACCCTTGATCTCGCTATTGACGATCTCGGCATTAAGAATCTGGCAATTCTTTATCCTAAAGAAAAATTCGGCAGACAAATGTCCAGTGAATTCTGGAAAAAGGCTATCCAGCATGGAGCCAAAGTTACGGGGATGATGAGTTATCCACCGAATGATATACCGGCATGGGGTAAAATTGTAGCCAAGCTGGTTAAGGTTCCTGAAAAAGAAGCCCGCAACAAGGCTAATGGGCTCGATGCAGATGCACCTCTTCCAGATACTGACTTCGGTGCGGTTTTCATTCCTGATACATGGAGACAGGCCCAGCTTATGATTCCCCACTTCTTTTTCCATGAAGCCGACACTCTTGTCTTTCTGGGACCGGAATTGTGGAGTCAGGCTTTGAATACCTCGCGTGGAATTGAAGCTAACAACTTCCGGCTTGCAGTTTGTCCGGGTGCCTGGTGGCCTGAAAGTGGCGGAGCCGTCAAACTTAAAAATGTCATGAACGAAGAAGGACTCGGAATTCCCGATTTCTGGGTGGCCCTTGGTTATGACTTTGTAAGATTCTCCAGCAAACTTGGAGCAATTCCTTCAGACTGGACACCGGAAACAATTAATTCACGGATTATGGCTGCACAAAATATGGATTTCAGTCTGGCACCCATCAGATGGGATTCAAATGGAATTGCGGAACAGAAACTTTTCCTGTTCCGTCCCCGTGAAGACGGTAAATCCAAAGTTGATTCTGAATCGATTAAAAAGACTCTGATTAAAGCCAGAGCACACCATGAAATGCGCATTAAAGCATGGAAGAAACAGAATCAGGACAATAACTAG
- a CDS encoding heavy-metal-associated domain-containing protein, which produces MKTVEVNGMSCQHCAKSVTDALSKIDGISNVVVDLEKKCATYEDSKDVDSEEIRKVISKIGFEPGKVS; this is translated from the coding sequence ATGAAAACTGTTGAAGTAAATGGTATGTCCTGCCAGCATTGCGCAAAATCTGTTACCGATGCTCTTTCCAAGATTGACGGAATTTCTAATGTTGTTGTCGATCTTGAAAAAAAATGTGCTACTTATGAAGATTCCAAGGATGTAGATTCTGAAGAAATTCGTAAGGTCATTTCTAAAATTGGATTTGAGCCCGGAAAGGTTAGTTAA
- the gatC gene encoding Asp-tRNA(Asn)/Glu-tRNA(Gln) amidotransferase subunit GatC, whose amino-acid sequence MKLSREEVARVAKLARLDLPEDKVELFSGQLHDILTYMDKLNEIDTSEIEPMYSPVEHCTVMRKDEVKKDHTRDEVLSNAPDTDGQYFVVPRIV is encoded by the coding sequence ATGAAACTCAGCAGGGAAGAAGTTGCCCGCGTTGCCAAATTGGCCCGCCTTGATCTGCCGGAAGATAAAGTTGAACTGTTTTCCGGACAGCTTCACGATATTCTTACCTATATGGACAAACTGAATGAAATCGACACGAGTGAGATTGAACCAATGTACAGCCCTGTCGAACACTGTACGGTTATGCGGAAAGACGAAGTGAAAAAAGATCATACTAGAGATGAAGTTCTCTCAAATGCCCCTGATACTGACGGCCAGTATTTTGTTGTCCCTAGAATCGTCTAA
- the hisA gene encoding 1-(5-phosphoribosyl)-5-[(5-phosphoribosylamino)methylideneamino]imidazole-4-carboxamide isomerase has protein sequence MIVFPAVDIKDGQCVRLVQGQADEVTVFSSDPVAQANIWAGQGAEYLHVIDLDGAFSGMPKNYELIKDICSELNIPVQLGGGIRDIETASRYFEAGVERLIIGTMALEDEKTFAELCKKFPGRVGVSLDAVAGQLKSRGWVEDAGISVFDIIPRIEEAGAAFIIYTDISRDGMQTGVNVRALADLCGKTKLPVIAAGGVATLDDVKNLYPLTSKGLEGAISGKAIYTGSLDFAEAVKWIKEQS, from the coding sequence ATGATTGTTTTTCCTGCTGTTGATATTAAAGATGGACAATGCGTCCGTTTGGTTCAGGGACAGGCTGATGAAGTGACTGTCTTTTCAAGTGATCCTGTTGCTCAGGCAAATATCTGGGCCGGACAGGGAGCAGAGTACCTGCATGTAATTGATCTTGACGGCGCTTTCAGCGGGATGCCTAAAAATTATGAGCTTATTAAAGATATTTGCTCAGAACTCAACATACCTGTTCAACTTGGCGGAGGAATCCGTGATATTGAAACAGCTTCCAGATATTTTGAAGCCGGAGTTGAAAGGCTTATTATAGGCACTATGGCTCTTGAAGATGAAAAAACATTTGCTGAACTCTGCAAAAAATTCCCCGGACGTGTAGGTGTTTCACTTGATGCTGTCGCCGGACAGTTGAAGTCGCGTGGCTGGGTTGAAGATGCTGGAATTTCTGTTTTTGATATCATTCCAAGAATTGAAGAGGCTGGTGCCGCTTTTATAATTTATACAGATATCAGCAGAGATGGAATGCAGACCGGAGTTAATGTTCGGGCCTTGGCTGATCTTTGTGGTAAAACCAAACTGCCTGTCATTGCCGCCGGAGGTGTTGCAACTCTGGATGATGTTAAAAATTTATATCCATTGACTTCAAAGGGACTTGAAGGCGCTATATCCGGTAAAGCTATTTATACCGGTTCGCTTGACTTTGCCGAAGCTGTTAAATGGATTAAAGAACAGAGCTAG
- a CDS encoding cupin domain-containing protein yields the protein MLEKISSIKNIPHSEIVKLAKLVQYQEGQVVSRTISQNQSVTITLFAFDKGEGLSGHSAPGDALVQIFEGQATITIDDKDYVLSSGESIVMPAGIPHALEASEKFKMLLLLVK from the coding sequence ATGCTTGAGAAAATATCTTCAATAAAAAATATTCCTCATTCTGAAATAGTAAAACTCGCAAAGCTGGTTCAGTATCAGGAAGGACAGGTGGTAAGTAGGACCATAAGCCAAAATCAATCTGTGACCATAACATTATTCGCTTTTGATAAGGGAGAAGGTCTTAGCGGCCACTCTGCTCCGGGAGATGCGCTGGTACAGATTTTTGAAGGTCAGGCCACAATAACTATTGATGATAAAGATTATGTGCTCAGTTCAGGAGAATCTATAGTTATGCCGGCAGGAATACCACATGCCCTTGAAGCCAGCGAAAAATTTAAAATGTTGCTACTGCTTGTGAAATAA
- a CDS encoding mechanosensitive ion channel domain-containing protein, which translates to MKKIFLFLLLACCIAQPVYSQDDNNSEQLGSIATRLDNYDTIIAEQEATYNINQGNYERAQKLISDLASEYEDILLDQSVSGGSPIEIRQRQVRLFILKSKIDRVLDGLKSDLAENESIIEILSTYNFRASLLPKNSPKELLDEITKRRRETAALKKRAADQDYRISRLIKGYEKIRDRVIDQDSKGATELYRRWKDYLVVGKDSIFSSDFWYRPMSSEKWVITRLKSLKTYFSLYVDNAIVHLSVFAALFFITVLFGRFILLKIALHKTSMEHFTKNEKRDFGLFCLGASLYTSTAFVFPYSMGSLMVLGTAIAGFGLLRTSNYIETDFMQIKKPQLSKFAFLFAISGMVISLNMAEKTLTLVYILATLVFLAREIIECKKKNIRNTFLLSPSGWIFCALTLISISGYGRLSALLGLIISLTIFVYALGTLWSSVFVLKSGDTQQIFKGFVRSLAIPIGWGVAVFFGYLWIASFIGHSVMAHFFQWKIGWEKYSISIGTITLVILIFFLTQLSISAFKVSMDMIGSRWPRGRRGAIPSLQSLFTYAIWSIFALVGLKMVGLDLTSIAVVAGGLSVGIGFGMQNIFNNFVSGLILLFGRSIQQGDIIQLGETWCTVRKINIRTTIVETFESALIIIPNSELIATQVINWTRNNPSLRRDIVVGAAYGSNTRKVEEVLLRVAKNNPHILTWPRPYVYFSEFGASSLDFVLRVWIDDIDNSITVQSDIRHSIDEEFRKEDIEIAFPQLDVHIKDGNKIE; encoded by the coding sequence ATGAAAAAAATATTTTTATTCCTGTTGTTAGCCTGTTGTATAGCGCAACCCGTCTATTCTCAGGATGACAATAATTCAGAGCAGTTGGGCTCAATTGCTACTCGCCTCGATAATTATGATACGATTATAGCTGAGCAGGAAGCTACATATAATATCAATCAGGGGAACTATGAAAGAGCGCAAAAGCTTATTTCAGACCTAGCTTCTGAATATGAAGATATTCTTCTTGATCAGAGTGTTTCCGGAGGCTCACCCATTGAAATAAGGCAACGTCAAGTCAGGCTTTTTATTTTAAAAAGTAAAATAGACCGTGTATTGGATGGTCTAAAGAGTGATCTGGCTGAGAATGAATCAATTATCGAAATTTTAAGTACTTATAATTTTAGGGCATCCCTGCTGCCAAAGAATTCTCCCAAAGAACTTTTGGATGAGATTACCAAAAGGAGACGTGAAACAGCAGCTCTGAAGAAGCGTGCTGCGGATCAGGATTACAGAATCAGCAGGCTGATCAAAGGGTATGAAAAAATAAGAGACCGGGTAATTGATCAGGATTCCAAAGGAGCTACAGAACTTTACCGGCGGTGGAAGGACTATCTGGTTGTAGGTAAAGATTCTATCTTTTCCAGTGATTTCTGGTATCGGCCAATGTCCTCTGAAAAATGGGTCATAACTCGCCTTAAGAGTCTTAAAACTTATTTTTCACTTTATGTGGATAATGCCATTGTGCATTTGAGTGTCTTCGCTGCTCTGTTTTTTATTACGGTGCTCTTTGGGCGATTCATTCTGCTGAAAATTGCTTTGCATAAAACTTCTATGGAGCATTTTACAAAGAATGAGAAAAGAGATTTTGGCCTATTTTGTCTAGGAGCTTCGCTCTACACGTCTACTGCCTTTGTTTTCCCATATTCAATGGGCTCACTTATGGTTTTGGGAACAGCAATAGCCGGGTTTGGTCTGCTGAGAACTTCAAATTATATTGAAACAGATTTCATGCAGATCAAGAAACCGCAGCTTAGCAAGTTTGCATTTCTTTTTGCTATAAGCGGCATGGTTATCAGTTTGAATATGGCCGAAAAAACACTGACACTTGTGTATATTCTGGCGACACTTGTATTCCTTGCTCGTGAAATTATTGAGTGTAAGAAAAAAAATATTCGAAATACTTTTCTATTGTCACCATCAGGATGGATTTTTTGTGCTCTGACTCTCATTTCTATTTCAGGGTATGGAAGGTTATCAGCTCTGCTGGGTCTTATCATTTCACTCACTATTTTTGTTTATGCCTTAGGCACGTTATGGAGTTCTGTTTTTGTCCTTAAGTCCGGTGATACCCAGCAGATATTTAAAGGTTTTGTACGAAGTCTTGCCATCCCGATAGGATGGGGTGTCGCTGTCTTTTTCGGATATCTATGGATAGCCAGCTTTATAGGCCACAGTGTCATGGCTCATTTTTTCCAATGGAAAATAGGTTGGGAAAAATATTCAATATCAATCGGAACCATTACACTCGTCATTTTGATTTTCTTTTTGACACAGTTGAGCATATCCGCATTTAAAGTTTCCATGGATATGATCGGATCAAGATGGCCAAGAGGCCGGCGCGGAGCTATACCTTCACTGCAATCACTGTTTACCTATGCCATCTGGTCAATTTTTGCTCTGGTCGGATTAAAGATGGTTGGACTTGATCTCACTAGCATTGCGGTTGTAGCTGGTGGTCTTAGTGTTGGTATCGGTTTTGGAATGCAGAATATTTTTAATAACTTTGTAAGTGGTCTTATTCTGCTTTTCGGAAGATCAATCCAGCAGGGTGATATCATTCAGCTTGGTGAAACATGGTGTACAGTTCGCAAAATCAACATACGAACCACAATTGTTGAAACATTTGAAAGCGCATTGATTATTATTCCGAATTCTGAATTGATCGCCACACAGGTAATCAACTGGACTAGAAATAATCCATCTCTCAGGAGAGATATTGTTGTTGGTGCTGCGTATGGATCTAATACAAGAAAAGTTGAAGAAGTCCTCTTGCGTGTGGCAAAAAATAATCCGCATATCCTGACATGGCCCAGACCGTATGTTTATTTCAGTGAATTCGGCGCCAGTAGTCTTGATTTTGTTTTGCGTGTCTGGATTGATGACATTGATAATTCTATTACGGTGCAGTCTGACATTCGTCATTCCATTGATGAAGAATTCCGCAAAGAAGATATTGAAATAGCCTTCCCCCAACTTGATGTGCATATTAAGGATGGGAATAAAATAGAATAG
- the hisB gene encoding imidazoleglycerol-phosphate dehydratase HisB: MLSRTASISRTTKETDIAISLCLDGNGEVEISTGIGFADHMLTLMSFWAGFDLQLTCKGDLEIDSHHTLEDIALVLGQTLLEAMGDRKGINRIGFAKVPMDESLVEVVIDLSGRAYLVYDDELLPSIIAGDEKDVWREFFKSLAFKAGMNLHINYEYGRNGHHLLEAAFKALGLALRNALSVERQGVTSTKGSLD, translated from the coding sequence ATTTTGTCCAGAACAGCTTCTATAAGCAGAACAACAAAAGAAACAGACATTGCAATATCACTTTGTCTGGACGGTAACGGCGAAGTTGAAATTTCAACAGGAATAGGTTTTGCCGATCATATGCTGACCCTGATGAGCTTCTGGGCTGGATTTGATCTTCAGTTGACCTGTAAAGGTGACCTTGAAATAGATTCTCACCATACGCTTGAAGATATTGCTCTCGTTCTTGGGCAGACATTGCTTGAAGCTATGGGTGACCGTAAAGGAATAAACCGGATAGGTTTTGCCAAGGTGCCTATGGATGAATCTCTGGTTGAGGTTGTAATAGACCTTTCCGGACGGGCATACCTTGTTTATGATGATGAACTTCTGCCATCAATAATTGCCGGTGATGAAAAAGATGTCTGGCGTGAATTTTTTAAATCTCTGGCATTCAAGGCTGGGATGAACCTTCATATTAACTATGAATATGGCCGTAATGGTCACCATCTCCTTGAAGCCGCCTTCAAGGCTTTAGGGCTTGCATTGCGTAATGCTCTGTCAGTTGAAAGGCAGGGGGTAACCAGTACGAAAGGGAGTCTGGACTAA